Genomic DNA from Cupriavidus pauculus:
GGACCTACGGAACGCTTTACGTGCTCTATACTCGAATGCACGTCCGCGCACTTTTTTTTGACTGGTGACTGGAGACCGACATGAACAGTACAGCCGTGCCAAGAGGCGCTAGCGAACCGTTCCGGCAACTGCGGGCGTTGCGCCGTGCGCGCAAGCTCAAGCAGGAGGACGTCGCCCGTAAGGCCGGGATTTCCCGGGAAGCCTATTTGCGGGCGGAATCGGGTCAAGCCGATCCGCGTATGTCCACGTTCCTCGCCGCGTGCGAGGCGCTGGGGCTCGAGGTGGTGTTAGCGCCTCAGCATCTGGCCGCAGACGTGAATGCATTCATTG
This window encodes:
- a CDS encoding helix-turn-helix domain-containing protein, producing the protein MNSTAVPRGASEPFRQLRALRRARKLKQEDVARKAGISREAYLRAESGQADPRMSTFLAACEALGLEVVLAPQHLAADVNAFIASRNGGVTAASMAGQPAPSGGTPSGSAPSSGGFGAGSATGEGHKPL